GTTTTCTGGCTCTGGCTAAGGCAGGGATTGTCGGGACATTTATATTATCCCGCAGAATTGTTGGAGCAGAACCTGTTCCTCCACCACGGCCATCCAGAATGATATAATCAACGCCAATTTCCAGCGCAAAATCAATATCCGCTTCAATATGGCTGGCAGCTATTTTAAACCCAATTGGGATTCCGCCTGTTTTTTTACGCACCTTTTCCGCGAATTTTTTAAAGTCTTTTGCTTTAACCAAATCTGGAAATGCCGCAGGAGAGATCGCCGTTTCACCTTCTTCTAAACCGCGAACTTCAGCAATTTCTTTGGTTACTTTATTACCCGGCAAATGGCCACCGGTTCCTGTTTTGGCACCTTGCCCGCCTTTAAAATGGAAGGCCTGGGCCTTTTGTACTTTGTCCCAGGAAAAACCAAATTGGCCGGAAGCCAGTTCATAAAAATATCGCGAATTATTTTCCTGCTCTTGTGGCAGCATCCCGCCTTCACCACTGCAAATACCGGTGCCGGCCATTTCTGCTCCTTTTGAAAGAGCGATTTTTGCTTCACGGGATAGGGCGCCAAAACTCATATCAGATACAAAAATCGGGATATCCAGTGTTAAGGGTTTTTTAGCTTTGGGCCCAATTACAACTTTTGTTTTAACTTCTTCTTCATCCAGCAAAGGCCGTGTTGCAAGCTGTGCAGGTAAAAATTGGATATTTTCCCATTTGGGCAAACTGTTTCTATCCACACCCATTGCTGCCGATGGACCGTGATGTCCGTAATTTTTTAAACCATTTTGGGCCAGTTCTTTTATGTATAAAGTATAAGGCTCCGTTTCTTCGGGATGTGTATCGGCATATTGTCCCAAATAGCTGTCACGGTTAAAAGGTTGAGGATGTTTAGCCTGGAACTCCTTGATTTCGTCTTCATCCAGATAAATGTATCCTTCTTTTATCTCTGTGCTAAATTTATGAAGCACTTCATTATTATTATATTCGCTCACTCCGGTATCATAGCGGTAATCCCAGCCATGCACACCGCAAATCAGGTTATGCCCATCAATGTGTCCATCAGCCATAAGCGCACCCCGATGCAAACAACGCCCATATAAAACAGATACTTTTCTATCATATTTTATAACAACCAAGTCCAACCCGTTTACCATTTTATGAGTCGGCGTCTTTTCCTTAATTGTCCTGAGTGAACAGAGTTTGATTTTCATTATGGTTCCTTTCAAAATTAATTGATGTCGATTAAAAATTGATTGATGGTGGACGCGCCTGACGAACTTGTCAGAATGCGTGTCGAACTATTTTATTTCTTCCTTACCATTGGCATGTATGGCAAAACGGCCTTTGTCTTTTTCATGTACATGATCGGCTCTTGGCCAGGGCCAGCCACCAAATTGTGTAGACTGGTAGTCACGCATTGTTTGTTGAATTTCTTCCTGGCTATTCATAACGAATGGCCCATACTGAACAACAGGTTCATTAATTGGGCGGCCTTGAAGAAACATTATTGAGGCGGGTTTTGAGCTGTTTTTTATAATAATTTCATTTTGTGGATTTAACTCAATCATCTGTTTACTTTTAATCTCTGTCCCAGAAATTGTGAGTGATTCTCCGTCATAGAAATATAAAGCGCGGTTAACGCCGTCTTTCGCAACAGGTATTTCAAATTGTGCATTTCCATCCATTTTTAACAACCAGATTTGGACTTCATTTTCCGCATCTGCTGCCCATGAATCCGGGGTCGGCTCCAAAGATTTTTGATCTTCGTAAAACCCGGCAATCAGGTCAATGGTTGTTTTGTTTCCGGAAGAATCGTTTTTGATGATTTTTGGAATTTCATCCCGCCATAGCATTTTATAATGCGGTTCAGCCATTTTACTTTTTCCGGGCAAGTTCAGCCATAGTTGAAAAAGCTCAAAATGGTTAGAATCTTTATTTAAAAGCGGAAACATTTCAGAATGTTGTACACCTCTGCCGGATGTCAGCCATTGCACATCGCCATTACCAAAACGGCCGGTCGCGCCCAGCGAATCAGAATGATCTACCAAGCCTTTGGTAACAATAGTCACTGTCTCAAAACCTCGATGCGGGTGAGCAGGAAAACCGGGTACAATGTTGCCATGGTACATATTCCAGCCATCTTTTCCTGCAAAATCCTGACCAATATTACGACCATCCAACGGAACTGCCGGCCCAAGTTGATCATTTCCTGCGGGGTATAAATCAAGATGATGAGCGCAAAAAAGAAAAGGATCCAATGTTTCCCATTGCATCCCAAGCGGTTTGATGTTTTTTATTATTTTATTACTCATGCTATGGTTTTAAATCACTCCAAATTCGTTTAACAATTTTCCAATTACCTAAGTTATTTTTTTTGTAAACCGTGATAGCATATGATTCGCTATCACGTTGCATTTTAAAATCACCTTTTTCATAAGTGAAGGATAAGTTTCCATGCTCATAAGAATAAGCCAGGTTAGCTGATCCGTGAATTTCTAAAATTTCAAGATCATACTTTAGAATTAAGGTTTTAGATCCATCATCAGGAAACCAAAATTCCTTTATCGATCTCCTTCCGGTTATTGGCATTAAGCCGCTTGGGATAATGGTTGCTGAATCGCTGAATAATCCGAGAACTTTAGCAGAATCATTTTCCAGCCATCCCTGAGAATAATTTCTGTTGATTTGATTTATTTGCATTATATCTGAAGTGGAAATGGGTTCTTCGCTAAGCTGGGATGATTTTTCTGAACAGTTAAAAACGATCAAAGATATAAATAGACCTGTTAGCAGAAGGTTAAGGTGCTTTTTGTTTTTTTGAGAAAAATCAATCATGTTATTCTGCTTTTAAGTATGCTTCTTTTATCCAGTCCAATAACTGTTCATCAACCTGGGTTAACTCTGTTAGCTGCACTCTATGTGTACACATTGCGCCAAACGGTCCGGAGTTTCCAAGGCGATCGGTTGTTGGCTTATCTTTTAATTTTAATCCCAAATCTATTCTGCTTTTTGTTGCCGGCTTTACCAATGTAAACTGTTTTTTGCGGATAAAACTAACACTGTCTTTCTTTGGGGTAACAGTAATATCATCTCCAAATTTCTGTATCTCTGATAAAAGCTTATCGTAGATCGGCTTTAAATGCTCTTTTCCTTTGTATTGATTTGCAAGCAGGTCAGAATCATCAAAAGACCCGGCGTCAGATTTGTTTGATTTATGAGCAACGAAATTAGCGAATCCATGTGTAAAGCCATGCTCCGCTTTTAAAAAATCCATGATGGCTTTGTGTTTCTCAAGTTTGGAATCTTTAACAATCTTAACCCAATGATCGAGCGATTTCCCTGTTTTTTCTAATAATCCTTTTTCCATAATAGATCCTCAATTTAAAGTTTTGTTATCACCAATTAATGACGAAATCTAATTATTTTTATTGTGTTGTTGTTTGATGAAGTTAAAACAGAGTTTCCATCTTGAGAAAAAGTCGCCGCTTTATAAACAACTTTGCCAATTTCACCAATTGTTTTAATCAATGTTCCGTTGCTTTTCCATATTTTTACGGTCGCATCTTCACTTGCCGTTAAAATGTATTGCCCGTCTTTTGAAAACTCCGCCTTAGCTATTTCTCCTGAATGTGCTGCAAAGGAGGAAATTAATTCACCGTCTGTTGTCCACAACGCCAGGGTCTTATCAAAACTTGCAGTCATTATTCTTTTTCCATCTGGTGAAAAAGAAGCAGAAACTACACCGCTGGTATGATGTTTATTGTTTTCTTTTTGTTGCCGTTGATATCCCAGATAGAAACAGTTTTGTCACAACTACCAAGGACAATAGAGCTGTTATCTGGTGAAAATGATGCCTGGTAAATTGTGCAGGAATGTCCTTTAAACTCTCTGATAAATTCACCTTCGGAAGTCCACAACTTTGCGCTATTATCACCTCCACCACTTAAAATGTATTTTCCATCATTCGAGTAGGTAACGGATTTTACATATATTGCATCGGCCTTAACGGTCTTAATTTTTGTGCCTTCAATATCCCAAATAATAAAAGTCTCGTCACTCCCCGCAGTAATAAATCTTTTGCTATCGGGTGAGAACACCAAGTCGTTGACACTTCTTTTATGGTCAGTGATTTTTAAGATTATATTTCCGCTGTTATCCCACAAAATTGCTTTGTCATCATCACTTCCCGATAAAATATATTTGCCATCCGGCGATTGTGTAATTCCTATAATCGTCTCTGAATGCCCGACAAACTTATTAGGAGTCGCGCTGGTTTGGGCATAGACGATCACATGAAGTATTAAAAATAATGATAGGCAGTGTAAACATTTTTTCATAATGGATTAGCAAACTAAAAGCTCATATTCGAATCGCTGATAACATAGCCATAAACGAACAAAGATATCTCTGCAAAACAGCAAGCATTCGAAAACGAGAACGAGATTAACAGTATTGAAATGAATGTATTATTTGAATTGTAATAGCAGGTGTTAATTTAAATACATTGTTACCAAGAACGCTAAAACGGAAATGATAATTCCAAACATAAACACATTATACGCAACACTGAGAAAGCGGTATTTTTTGTTTAATACCAATCCAAGAAAATAAATATCACGGATAAGGTTGCTGTATAAATAATCCCGGTCTTCCATAAGCTCTTTCATGCCAAATTCATAATCTTCAAGTGGCATAGTGTAAAAATTTCCAAAAAAGAGCAGGTTACCGCGCCGGTTTTCGATGTCACTTCTGGTGAGGCCAAGTTTTGTAACCTTGGGTCTAGTGGATAGTGTTGCAAAAACTATTGTGAGGACACAAACTAATAAAAGAATACCTACCGGAACTAGTAGGAAACGCTGAACATCTAAATTTTCAATTAAAAATGAAAGGATGATTGAAATAATCAGGGCGCTAATGCTGATTAATGTATTAGCCTTTGAATCGGCCATGGAACTTAAACTGAGATGGTTCCGCGATGTTGTTCTAAAAACTGTTTCAACACCACGCTCAGATGATTTTATGCGGTCGAGTTTCTTCAAATCCTTTGGAGATAATGCAGACTCCTTTTGTTTTTTAGGAGCCACTCCACTCTCTAATTCATCAAGCTTTTTGTTTATCCTTTTCAAGTTAGATGCAATTTTGGGTTGCCAGTTTTCTTTGGCATAATCAGAAAAATATTGTGCTTTTTCATAAAAATTCTTGTCTATTTCCAGCCATTCTTTATCGCTAAATGATTTTTTACAGATAGCGTTTATTTCTTTTCGAAACAATTCTCCGCGTTTTAAACCAGATTTTTTTGCCAGATGTGCAAGATCAGCATCTTTTAAAATTTTCTCAAGATTCGTTTCAGGGATTTCGCCTAATGTGGTTTTTAGAATGAGTTGTTTTATAGTTTGAATATCTTCAGGAGGGTAATTTTTACTTGTTAAAAATTCTTCAGCAATTTCAATACTTTTTTGTTCATGATTTTTATAGTCCACAGTGTACCCAGTATCATGGAACCAGGCAGCAATAGTTAACACTTCTTTTTCTTTTTCTTCAAGACTTGAATATTCGCATATTTCTAGAACAGCATTTACGGTTTGCTGAGTATGCTTTAAACTATGGAAATAAAAATCTTCTGTTAATTTTTCGATTAACAGATCCGTAACAAAAACACGGGTCTCTTCAATAATATTATTCATCATTTCCCTGGCTGCTTAATGAGATAAAACAAAGTAGTTATTTTGATTAATGTGTGCAAAGGATTCTTAAGCTGTTATTTCAAAAATGTTTCTTTTTCTGTTCAATTTAACTTTCGTCATTATTTTCAATTATAAGCAGTATATTTCATAATAAATATTTCATCAATTCAGTTTCTCTCGTATTTTTACACTCTTAGTGATTTTGTTAAGATCTTTATTTTTGAATTTCTGGAGTGTTAAATGAAAATTACACGCAGCCAGGAAGATTATCTTAAAATAATCTGGCATCTGCAACAACAAACTATAAAGGCTAATGCCAAATTGGTTGCGGACAAATTGAGTGTTAAACCGCCTACGGTTTTATCCATGTTCCGGCAGTTGGAAAAATGCAATCTAATAACTTATAATAAATCAGATGGGGCATTATTATCAGTTAAAGGCGAAGAGATTGCCCGCAAGCTTGTTCGTAAACACCGGCTCGTTGAGACTTTTTTAGAAACAGTGCTGGAGATGGATGACCAACATATCCACGAAGAGGCTGAAAAACTGGAACATGTCATTTCGGATCAATTAATGTACCGCATCGATGCTTATCTTGGTTTCCCGGATAAAGATCCGCATGGATCGCCTATTCCATCCTGGGATAAAGTTGTGCAACACATAAAACTTAATGAAGTGAAACTAAATGAATCATTTACAATTCATCAAAATGATTTTACTTCAGTTGAGAAAAAGTATTACAAAAAACCGGGTTTAGTTCCGGGGTCTATTTGGACACTGGATGAAATACCGCCTGGTAAAGGCTGTTATTTGCTCGCCAACGGCAAAAAATTTCTGGCAATTCCCGAAGCAACGGCCCAAAAAATACTCGTAACTATCCGAAAATAAATTTGCTCGTTGAAATAGCATCTTATAATTTTTACACTTAGTGGAAAATCAAAATTCTGAATGGATTCAGGAGGTTGTATTTAAAGAGAGTGTCATGTCCTCCTTAGTGCAGTTTATTAAATATGAAATATTGCTGATTTTAATTGGCTTTATAGTGGTTATTATTTTCCAGGTATTTAATGGCCGAATAAATCTGCAAAGTTTGTTGCGCGATAAAAAATCCAGGAAGTTAAGCTCAGGACGGATGCAACAGCTCTTTTTTACATTGATAATCTCTCTGCACTATTTATATCTCACGTTTAAAAACCCATCGGCTTTCCCTGAAATAGAACAAACATATTTATATCTGCTTGCCGGTAGTGGTTTTGTTTACTTAGGTGGGAAAGCCCGTTCCATAGGTTGGTTGGTAAAAAAATATTTTAGATA
The genomic region above belongs to Calditrichota bacterium and contains:
- a CDS encoding metal-dependent transcriptional regulator; the protein is MKITRSQEDYLKIIWHLQQQTIKANAKLVADKLSVKPPTVLSMFRQLEKCNLITYNKSDGALLSVKGEEIARKLVRKHRLVETFLETVLEMDDQHIHEEAEKLEHVISDQLMYRIDAYLGFPDKDPHGSPIPSWDKVVQHIKLNEVKLNESFTIHQNDFTSVEKKYYKKPGLVPGSIWTLDEIPPGKGCYLLANGKKFLAIPEATAQKILVTIRK
- a CDS encoding pirin family protein, whose translation is MSNKIIKNIKPLGMQWETLDPFLFCAHHLDLYPAGNDQLGPAVPLDGRNIGQDFAGKDGWNMYHGNIVPGFPAHPHRGFETVTIVTKGLVDHSDSLGATGRFGNGDVQWLTSGRGVQHSEMFPLLNKDSNHFELFQLWLNLPGKSKMAEPHYKMLWRDEIPKIIKNDSSGNKTTIDLIAGFYEDQKSLEPTPDSWAADAENEVQIWLLKMDGNAQFEIPVAKDGVNRALYFYDGESLTISGTEIKSKQMIELNPQNEIIIKNSSKPASIMFLQGRPINEPVVQYGPFVMNSQEEIQQTMRDYQSTQFGGWPWPRADHVHEKDKGRFAIHANGKEEIK
- a CDS encoding DUF4287 domain-containing protein, which encodes MEKGLLEKTGKSLDHWVKIVKDSKLEKHKAIMDFLKAEHGFTHGFANFVAHKSNKSDAGSFDDSDLLANQYKGKEHLKPIYDKLLSEIQKFGDDITVTPKKDSVSFIRKKQFTLVKPATKSRIDLGLKLKDKPTTDRLGNSGPFGAMCTHRVQLTELTQVDEQLLDWIKEAYLKAE
- a CDS encoding Rieske 2Fe-2S domain-containing protein; the protein is MMKIKLCSLRTIKEKTPTHKMVNGLDLVVIKYDRKVSVLYGRCLHRGALMADGHIDGHNLICGVHGWDYRYDTGVSEYNNNEVLHKFSTEIKEGYIYLDEDEIKEFQAKHPQPFNRDSYLGQYADTHPEETEPYTLYIKELAQNGLKNYGHHGPSAAMGVDRNSLPKWENIQFLPAQLATRPLLDEEEVKTKVVIGPKAKKPLTLDIPIFVSDMSFGALSREAKIALSKGAEMAGTGICSGEGGMLPQEQENNSRYFYELASGQFGFSWDKVQKAQAFHFKGGQGAKTGTGGHLPGNKVTKEIAEVRGLEEGETAISPAAFPDLVKAKDFKKFAEKVRKKTGGIPIGFKIAASHIEADIDFALEIGVDYIILDGRGGGTGSAPTILRDNINVPTIPALARARKHLDKVGAKKVTLIITGGLRIAEDFAKAMMMGADAIAVSNSALQAIGCLGMRACSSNNCPVGIATQKENLRKRIIIDTSAKQLFNFFTASNDLIKVVARSCGYNDIRKFKRKSLSTFDWNIHKLTGIPYAGVNP
- a CDS encoding HD domain-containing protein; the encoded protein is MMNNIIEETRVFVTDLLIEKLTEDFYFHSLKHTQQTVNAVLEICEYSSLEEKEKEVLTIAAWFHDTGYTVDYKNHEQKSIEIAEEFLTSKNYPPEDIQTIKQLILKTTLGEIPETNLEKILKDADLAHLAKKSGLKRGELFRKEINAICKKSFSDKEWLEIDKNFYEKAQYFSDYAKENWQPKIASNLKRINKKLDELESGVAPKKQKESALSPKDLKKLDRIKSSERGVETVFRTTSRNHLSLSSMADSKANTLISISALIISIILSFLIENLDVQRFLLVPVGILLLVCVLTIVFATLSTRPKVTKLGLTRSDIENRRGNLLFFGNFYTMPLEDYEFGMKELMEDRDYLYSNLIRDIYFLGLVLNKKYRFLSVAYNVFMFGIIISVLAFLVTMYLN